A segment of the Lelliottia amnigena genome:
TCCCGACCAATAAAAATGTCGCACTGGGCCGTAACGAAAAGACCATAGCCAGCTACCTGAAAGATCAGGGTTACGACACGGCAATGATGGGGAAATGGCACCTGAATGCTGGCGCTGACCGCCACGATCAGCCCCAGGCTGAAGATGCAGGTTTTGAACATACGCTGGTTAATGCTGCCGGTTTTGTCACCAGCGATCTGGATAAAGCGAAAGAGCGTCCTCGCAATGGCGTGGTGTACCCGAATGGTTTTTATCGGAATGGTAAAGCGCTGGGGACTGTTAACCAAATTAGCGGCGAATTTGTCAGTCAGGAAGCTATTAACTGGCTAAACGATAAAAAAGAGAATAACCCTTTCTTTATGTATGTGGCTTTCACAGAGGTACATACACCGCTCGCTTCGCCGAAGAAATATCTTGAGCTCTATAAAAACTATATGAGTGAGTATGAAAAAAAACATCCCGATATGTTTTACGCCGACTGGGCTGATAAGCCTTATCGCGGACCGGGAGAATACTATGCCAATATCAGTTATATGGATGAACAGGTTGGTAAAGTCCTCGCCAAAATAAAATCAATGGGGCAGGAGGACAACACGATTGTTATCTTTACCAGCGACAACGGCCCTGTGACGCGTGAAGCGCGTAAATGGTATGAACTCAATATGGCGGGTGAAACGGATGGCTTACGTGGCCGCAAAGATAATTTGTGGGAGGGCGGAATACGCGTGCCCGCCATCATTAAATATGGTCACCATTTGCAAGCCGGTACGGTAACAGACACGCCTGTGAGCGGCCTGGATATATTGCCGACAATTGCGGAGCTGACTCATTTTAATTTGCCGACCGACCGTATTATTGATGGAGAATCGATTGTCCCTGTTCTTGAGGGACAAACGATGAATCGTCAGCAACCCTTGTTATTCGCGATTGATATGCCTTTCCAGGATGATCCGACGGATATGTGGGCAATTCGCGAC
Coding sequences within it:
- the betC gene encoding sulfatase; this translates as MRKTTLAVFVSAVIGMTGGMGNTLAAEQSGNQLNKPNVVIILADDLGYGDLGVYGHPIVKTPNIDKLAQEGVRFSQYYAPAPLCSPSRAGLLTGRTPFRTGIRSWIPTNKNVALGRNEKTIASYLKDQGYDTAMMGKWHLNAGADRHDQPQAEDAGFEHTLVNAAGFVTSDLDKAKERPRNGVVYPNGFYRNGKALGTVNQISGEFVSQEAINWLNDKKENNPFFMYVAFTEVHTPLASPKKYLELYKNYMSEYEKKHPDMFYADWADKPYRGPGEYYANISYMDEQVGKVLAKIKSMGQEDNTIVIFTSDNGPVTREARKWYELNMAGETDGLRGRKDNLWEGGIRVPAIIKYGHHLQAGTVTDTPVSGLDILPTIAELTHFNLPTDRIIDGESIVPVLEGQTMNRQQPLLFAIDMPFQDDPTDMWAIRDGDWKMIFDRNSKPKYLYNLKLDRGETMNQLGKQPVLEQKMVAALERYQSSIENDSLMKARGDKPTPVDWN